Proteins co-encoded in one Medicago truncatula cultivar Jemalong A17 chromosome 8, MtrunA17r5.0-ANR, whole genome shotgun sequence genomic window:
- the LOC11445240 gene encoding uncharacterized protein, with amino-acid sequence MSSIPPSSEARVCAANFPLPVRQEDIAEAQRLASNLDRVNRPILGHEVAGRVDDFEFDIRRPVYRWTTRPYQEILANGFQAPAQGNTPNNTYYNLDDFVHNAGAPLDPNRPVAHVFISTTVNNAWRPNPSTDVLPIGSQIQLYRYEIFAPGGIWVAVSLMGRYQHPNQAEITFVAGIQPQYIRSVQIYTATRRAPGFPTMTRERRLIMNGHFRPHMDLQFTIHTPITFYIDDNGIRRELPEETYTPHERDQVQKRDVSSSQDNEEVELHSYGAVENIPIYINAAFRASANNEAYLFMNNEYVLINYARGSTNDYIINGPLYICDGYPSLARTPFGEHGIDCAFDTDKTQAYIFSANLCALIDYAPGTTNDKILSGPMKITDMFPFFKDTVFERGLDAAFRAHSSNEAYLFRGGHYALINYSSKRLIHIETIRHGFPSLIGTVFENGLEAAFASHGTKEAYLFKGEYYANIYYAPGSTDDYLIGGRVKLILSNWPSLKKILPRNNGRLDLHTHKDHPDEDNGSYDHIEL; translated from the exons ATGTCTTCAATCCCTCCAAGTTCAGAAGCCAGAGTGTGTGCAGCAAACTTTCCACTGCCGGTGAGGCAAGAAGACATAGCAGAAGCCCAACGTCTGGCGAGCAATCTTGACCGCGTTAACCGACCGATCTTGGGGCATGAGGTTGCGGGCAGAGTGGACGACTTTGAATTTGATATCCGGCGTCCAGTGTATCGATGGACCACGAGGCCTTACCAGGAGATCTTAGCAAACGGGTTCCAAGCACCAGCTCAAGGAAACACTCCCAACAACACTTACTATAATCTTGACGACTTTGTCCATAATGCTGGGGCGCCTCTTGACCCCAACAGGCCTGTAGCTCATGTCTTTATTAGCACCACTGTTAATAATGCATGGCGCCCAAATCCTTCAACTGATGTCCTCCCGATAGGAAGTCAGATTCAATTGTATCGTTATGAGATCTTTGCTCCTGGTGGTATTTGGGTCGCTGTCTCCCTTATGGGTCGCTATCAGCACCCTAATCAAGCTGAAATTACCTTTGTTGCTGGCATCCAACCTCAATACATTCGCTCTGTTCAAATATACACCGCCACGCGTCGGGCACCCGG GTTTCCGACAATGACAAGAGAAAGAAGATTGATAATGAACGGTCATTTCCGTCCACACATGGATCTTCAATTCACAATTCATACACCTATAACCTTTTACATTGATGACAATGGGATACGACGGGAGCTGCCTGAAGAAACTTATACACCTCATGAAAGAGATCAGGTACAGAAAAGAGATGTATCATCATCTCAGGATAATGAAGAAGTTGAGTTGCATAGCTATGGCGCGGTGGAAAATATACCTATTTATATAAATGCTGCATTTCGTGCATCTGCCAACAATGAAGCCTATTTATTCATGAACAATGAATATGTATTGATTAATTATGCTCGTGGAAGCACAAACGATTATATTATAAATGGGCCATTatatatttgtgatggatatcCATCACTTGCCCGTACACCATTCGGAGAACATGGAATAGATTGTGCCTTTGACACTGACAAAACCCAGGCTTACATTTTCTCTGCAAACCTTTGTGCCTTGATAGACTATGCTCCAGGAACCACAAATGACAAAATACTCTCAGGTCCTATGAAAATTACTGACATGTTTCCTTTCTTCAAGGACACAGTGTTCGAAAGAGGGTTAGACGCTGCATTCAGGGCACATAGTAGCAATGAAGCTTACTTGTTCAGAGGAGGACATTATGCTCTTATAAACTATTCATCCAAGAGACTCATTCACATTGAAACCATTAGACATGGGTTTCCTAGTTTGATAGGTACTGTCTTTGAGAATGGACTTGAAGCAGCTTTTGCTTCTCACGGGACCAAGGAAGCTTATCTCTTCAAAGGAGAGTACTATGCAAATATTTATTATGCTCCAGGCTCAACTGATGACTACCTTATCGGTGGTAGAGTCAAGCTTATTCTTTCCAATTGGCCTTCGTTGAAGAAGATACTGCCACGCAACAATGGTAGGCTTGATCTTCATACTCATAAGGATCATCCAGATGAAGACAATGGTAGCTATGACCACATTGAACTTTAA